The proteins below come from a single Nostoc sp. KVJ3 genomic window:
- a CDS encoding P-loop NTPase fold protein gives MNHQRANTLKAAFQVCNVEPLEGEEMERYYVDLSAVRKTSAIEEVSQILDFQEPTDFRTILFTGHRGCGKSTELKRIQKQWEKQYHVIYLEVNEETDINDARYTDLYLIVIKQVEFELRKLGLKFDAQLLENFESWFKDITKETEETVEKSVSIQGEATLKPEAPFIAKLMVKLLAQIKGSDKQKTTIRQTLEKDLSRLKADINLLLGDAYVKLRKKFPQYKGLLIIFDNMDRVPPTIAEHLFFDYAPQLQELDCTIIYTVPISVLCSPKNPLNQFDGNPHIVPMVNIYELERDRCDLNYNQTGLEAVASLIEKRVDIDAIFESGQELLDLAKASGGHVRQLMQMIQTACLTASTRKHPKIIAEDIIYAVKQQQFNFERFIPEEHYAFLAQVCITKNVSKDDIGQLMLFNTSVLEYNGNKRWNYPNPVVKQNEFFQKAIKSALAAQP, from the coding sequence ATGAATCACCAGCGTGCGAATACTCTCAAAGCTGCATTTCAAGTTTGTAATGTTGAACCGCTAGAGGGTGAAGAGATGGAGCGCTACTATGTTGATTTATCAGCAGTTCGCAAAACTTCAGCAATTGAAGAAGTTAGTCAAATTTTAGACTTTCAAGAACCCACAGATTTCCGCACAATTTTGTTTACCGGACATCGCGGCTGTGGCAAAAGTACGGAGTTAAAACGCATTCAGAAGCAATGGGAAAAACAATACCACGTAATTTATTTGGAAGTTAACGAAGAAACCGATATTAATGATGCTCGTTATACAGACTTATATTTAATTGTCATCAAACAAGTAGAATTTGAGTTGCGTAAGTTAGGTTTAAAATTTGATGCTCAACTTTTGGAAAACTTTGAATCTTGGTTTAAAGATATTACGAAAGAAACCGAGGAAACTGTGGAAAAATCTGTCAGTATTCAGGGAGAAGCGACTCTCAAACCAGAGGCTCCATTTATTGCGAAATTGATGGTCAAATTACTGGCACAAATTAAAGGATCTGATAAACAAAAAACTACCATTCGCCAAACTTTAGAAAAAGACTTATCACGTCTGAAGGCAGATATTAACCTTTTATTGGGAGATGCTTACGTTAAACTCCGAAAAAAATTCCCTCAATATAAGGGTTTATTGATTATTTTTGACAACATGGATCGTGTACCACCGACGATTGCAGAACATTTATTTTTTGATTATGCGCCTCAATTACAAGAACTAGATTGCACGATAATTTATACAGTGCCAATTTCTGTACTTTGTTCGCCTAAAAACCCACTCAATCAGTTTGATGGGAATCCTCATATTGTGCCAATGGTGAATATTTATGAATTGGAACGCGATCGCTGCGATTTAAACTACAATCAAACGGGACTAGAAGCAGTTGCTAGCCTCATTGAAAAGCGGGTAGATATTGATGCTATATTTGAATCTGGCCAGGAATTGCTAGATTTAGCAAAAGCCAGTGGAGGACATGTCCGCCAATTAATGCAGATGATACAGACTGCTTGCTTAACTGCTAGCACTCGCAAACATCCTAAAATTATTGCCGAAGATATTATCTATGCTGTGAAACAACAGCAATTTAATTTTGAAAGGTTTATTCCTGAAGAACATTATGCGTTTTTAGCCCAAGTTTGTATAACCAAAAATGTCAGCAAAGATGATATCGGTCAGTTAATGCTGTTTAACACTTCAGTTTTGGAATACAACGGCAATAAACGGTGGAATTACCCCAATCCAGTGGTGAAGCAAAATGAATTCTTCCAGAAAGCCATCAAATCCGCACTCGCCGCGCAACCTTAG
- a CDS encoding tetratricopeptide repeat protein — translation MNSSRKPSNPHSPRNLSLEIGAFIALNQDIFAQLITFVDFAEKFTIGFVEINFYPDAEILVEALKTNPECRDIQFVSLNFSDENLRFLRDEIVKILPTIEIEPNKKLVLIVQGLEKSIGVHGDYPPVLQDLNFVRDAYKRTVPYPILFILPDYALTRLAKFAPDFWAWQSGMFRFQTPQITKDHAINEAQNTERIIDRLEPPEKQERIDLLHRLLMEYKPTGHQAVGENLRNCSNILHQLGVAYLSKKEPIKAREYLEEAEKIAHEFTDSTFYAEVLNTLGDSYRLQRQFDTAIVYYQKSLSISQQLQNPHGEIATLFKLGNIYLDLRQFTQATTFYQQRLEIEQQIGDRYEQAGTYHQLGRVAQDLREFEEARRNYQQALAIKIEFGDRYSQAATYHQLGRVAQDLREFEEARRNYQQALAIYIEFGDRYEQAGTYHELGRVAQDLREFEEARRNYQQALAIKIEFGDRYSQAATYHQLGMVAQDLREFEEARRNYQQALAIKIEFGDRYSQAGTYHQLGTVAQDLREFEEARRNYQQALAIYIEFGDRYSQAATYHELGRVAQNLREFEEARRNYQQALAIDIEFGDRYSSASTYHQLGRVAQDLREFEEARRNYQQALAIKIEFGDRYSQAGTYHQLGRVAQDLREFEEARRNYQQALAIDIEFGDRYSQASTYHCLGALAEAEENYAEARVHLQTAFEIYVEYKDEYWGAIAREALERLPE, via the coding sequence ATGAATTCTTCCAGAAAGCCATCAAATCCGCACTCGCCGCGCAACCTTAGTTTAGAAATAGGGGCATTTATCGCGCTTAATCAAGATATATTTGCTCAATTAATCACCTTTGTAGACTTTGCAGAAAAATTTACGATTGGTTTTGTAGAAATTAATTTTTACCCAGATGCAGAAATATTAGTTGAGGCGTTAAAGACAAATCCTGAGTGTCGGGATATTCAGTTTGTTAGTCTGAATTTTTCTGATGAAAATTTGCGATTTCTCAGGGATGAAATTGTCAAGATATTACCAACGATTGAAATAGAACCTAACAAAAAATTAGTCTTGATTGTACAAGGGTTAGAAAAGTCTATTGGCGTTCATGGAGACTATCCGCCAGTTTTACAAGACCTCAACTTTGTTAGAGATGCTTATAAAAGAACTGTTCCTTATCCGATTCTGTTTATTTTACCAGATTATGCCCTGACTCGGTTAGCCAAATTTGCTCCTGATTTTTGGGCTTGGCAATCGGGGATGTTTCGGTTTCAAACACCTCAAATTACTAAAGATCATGCGATTAATGAAGCTCAAAATACTGAGAGAATTATAGACAGATTAGAACCTCCAGAAAAACAAGAGCGGATCGATTTATTACACCGCCTGTTAATGGAATATAAACCTACTGGACATCAGGCGGTAGGAGAAAACCTTCGCAACTGTAGTAATATTTTGCATCAGTTAGGAGTTGCTTATCTGAGTAAGAAAGAACCTATCAAAGCTAGAGAATATTTAGAAGAAGCGGAAAAAATAGCTCATGAGTTTACAGATTCTACTTTCTATGCTGAAGTCCTCAACACATTAGGAGATTCTTATCGGCTGCAAAGGCAATTTGATACAGCGATCGTTTATTATCAAAAATCTTTAAGTATTTCACAGCAACTTCAGAATCCTCACGGCGAAATTGCTACTTTGTTTAAACTAGGGAATATTTATCTAGACTTGAGACAATTTACACAGGCGACAACTTTCTATCAACAGCGTCTAGAAATTGAACAACAAATAGGCGATCGCTATGAACAAGCTGGCACATACCACCAGTTGGGAAGAGTTGCCCAAGATTTGCGTGAATTTGAGGAGGCGCGGCGCAATTACCAACAAGCTTTGGCGATCAAAATCGAATTTGGCGATCGCTATTCTCAAGCTGCGACATACCACCAGTTGGGAAGAGTTGCCCAAGATTTGCGTGAATTTGAGGAGGCGCGGCGCAATTACCAACAAGCTTTGGCTATCTATATCGAATTTGGCGATCGCTATGAACAAGCTGGCACATACCACGAGTTGGGAAGAGTTGCCCAAGATTTGCGTGAATTTGAGGAGGCGCGGCGCAATTACCAACAAGCTTTGGCGATCAAAATCGAATTTGGCGATCGCTATTCTCAAGCTGCGACATACCACCAGTTGGGAATGGTTGCCCAAGATTTGCGTGAATTTGAGGAGGCGCGGCGCAATTACCAACAAGCTTTGGCGATCAAAATCGAATTTGGCGATCGCTATTCTCAAGCTGGCACATACCACCAGTTGGGAACAGTTGCCCAAGATTTGCGTGAATTTGAAGAGGCGCGGCGCAATTACCAACAAGCTTTGGCTATCTATATCGAATTTGGCGATCGCTATTCTCAAGCTGCGACATACCACGAGTTGGGAAGAGTTGCCCAAAATTTGCGTGAATTTGAGGAGGCGCGGCGCAATTACCAACAAGCTTTGGCTATCGATATCGAATTTGGCGATCGCTATTCTTCTGCTAGCACATACCACCAGTTGGGAAGAGTTGCCCAAGATTTGCGTGAATTTGAGGAGGCGCGGCGCAATTACCAACAAGCTTTGGCGATCAAAATCGAATTTGGCGATCGCTATTCTCAAGCTGGCACATACCACCAGTTGGGAAGAGTTGCCCAAGATTTGCGTGAATTTGAGGAGGCGCGACGCAATTACCAACAAGCTTTGGCTATCGATATCGAATTTGGCGATCGCTATTCCCAAGCCAGCACCTACCACTGTTTAGGAGCGCTTGCAGAAGCAGAAGAAAACTACGCAGAGGCGAGGGTTCATTTGCAGACAGCGTTCGAGATATATGTTGAATATAAGGATGAATATTGGGGAGCGATCGCACGGGAGGCGTTAGAGAGATTACCAGAGTGA
- a CDS encoding homospermidine biosynthesis protein, translating into MSKQLGQKIAPTPISNDISVVDLIDQYFTAYNSARLREICQLLSRDVLTEGVTVGVSLSGAMTPAGFGVSALAPLIRNGFIDWMISTGANLYHDMHYGLGFELFAGNPFLDDVKLRQEGTIRIYDIIFGYDVLLETDAFIRKILQGEAFQKRMGTAEFHHLLGKYVREVEKQLGVQHSCLLATAYEYGVPIYTSSPGDSSIGMNVAALALEGSQLVIDPSIDVNETAAIAYNARESGGKSAAVILGGGSPKNFLLQTQPQLHEVLGLEERGHDYFVQFTDARPDTGGLSGATPSEAVSWGKIDPEELPNTIVCYTDSTIALPLVTAYVLNKCQPRPLKRVYDKREAILDKLQKDYLAAKNQPSDQIPAAVADSASKQTATYPCGRLIPNAH; encoded by the coding sequence ATGTCTAAACAGCTGGGTCAAAAAATCGCACCTACACCTATATCCAATGATATCAGTGTAGTGGATCTGATCGATCAATACTTCACTGCTTATAACTCAGCACGGTTGCGGGAAATCTGTCAACTTCTGAGTCGTGATGTGCTAACAGAAGGTGTCACGGTGGGAGTTAGCCTTTCCGGTGCGATGACACCAGCAGGATTTGGGGTTTCAGCGCTTGCACCCTTAATTCGCAATGGCTTTATTGACTGGATGATTAGTACTGGTGCAAATCTTTACCACGATATGCACTACGGTTTGGGTTTTGAACTTTTTGCTGGTAATCCATTTTTGGATGATGTGAAGCTGCGCCAAGAAGGGACTATTCGCATTTATGACATTATCTTTGGTTACGATGTGCTGCTAGAAACTGATGCGTTTATCCGCAAGATTTTACAAGGGGAAGCTTTTCAGAAGCGGATGGGAACTGCTGAGTTTCACCATTTACTGGGTAAGTATGTTCGCGAGGTAGAAAAGCAACTGGGTGTGCAGCATTCCTGCTTGCTGGCTACTGCTTATGAGTATGGTGTGCCTATATATACGTCTTCTCCAGGAGATAGCTCTATTGGGATGAATGTGGCGGCTTTGGCTTTGGAAGGTTCGCAGTTAGTGATCGATCCATCAATTGATGTGAATGAAACAGCTGCGATCGCATATAATGCTCGTGAGTCAGGAGGCAAAAGTGCGGCTGTAATTCTTGGTGGCGGTAGTCCTAAGAACTTTTTGCTTCAAACTCAACCGCAGCTTCACGAAGTATTAGGATTAGAAGAACGAGGACACGATTACTTTGTGCAGTTTACCGATGCGCGCCCAGATACAGGCGGTTTATCTGGAGCAACCCCATCGGAAGCCGTCAGTTGGGGTAAAATTGACCCGGAAGAGTTGCCTAACACAATTGTTTGTTATACCGATAGCACGATCGCTTTACCATTGGTAACAGCATACGTCTTGAATAAGTGCCAGCCTCGTCCCCTGAAGCGTGTATATGACAAGCGAGAAGCCATTTTAGATAAACTGCAAAAAGACTATCTAGCAGCTAAAAACCAACCATCAGATCAGATTCCCGCAGCAGTGGCTGATAGTGCTTCAAAACAAACAGCGACTTATCCCTGTGGTCGGTTGATTCCCAATGCTCATTAG
- a CDS encoding adenylate/guanylate cyclase domain-containing protein — MEQVITLMPDALLVTSNLGKIKRVNNAAQKLLGFTEEELIDRPISMIIDDDQILIEAIYQHSYFKKSFQNIEVVCRTKTREKRLISFSCSVIPKKTKGLEDIVYIGRDITARQHREQLTNAQYSITRILSESQSVKQAIPQILQSICQNLGWDLGELWTANQYIGTSVNRHSLNAVLRCVEIWSSRLISVREFKAITWQTTYTPSVGLPGRTWIRRLPLWIQDITEDGDKRRSQPAAEAGLHAAFGFPILDDSEILGVMVFFSRDVQPKDKDLLQMMGSIGSQIAQFIKRKQAENALVESEERYRDLFENANDLIQSVNASGRFLYVNRAWQETLGYSEAEIANMTVFDIIHPDFKQECWQRFYRVLSGEKFDQVKAAFVTKDGQKIFLEGNINCKFVEGHPVATRGIFRNVTQRIAAEEALRHQQEETERLLLNILPTVISKELKEEPANIAEDFADVTVLCADIIGFTEIAASISAVQVVNLLNSIFSTFDRLTEQCALERIKTIGDAYIVVGGLPTRRPDHAQAIAIMALQMQTAIALFNTENNQNFNIRIGIHSGSVVAGVIDLNKFTYDLWGDTVNIASYMESQSIVGKIQVTEDTYQYLCDEFLFEKRGEIKIQGKGEMTTYFLIGRKG, encoded by the coding sequence ATGGAACAAGTGATTACTTTAATGCCAGATGCTTTATTAGTAACCAGTAATTTAGGAAAAATCAAAAGAGTCAATAATGCTGCTCAAAAATTACTTGGTTTTACTGAAGAAGAATTAATTGATCGACCAATATCAATGATAATAGACGACGACCAAATATTAATAGAAGCTATTTATCAACATTCTTATTTTAAAAAAAGCTTCCAGAATATAGAAGTAGTTTGTCGAACTAAAACTAGAGAGAAGCGGTTGATTTCTTTTTCTTGTTCAGTAATTCCGAAAAAAACCAAAGGATTAGAAGATATTGTCTATATTGGTCGGGATATTACTGCTCGACAGCACCGAGAACAGCTTACAAATGCCCAGTATAGTATCACTCGAATATTATCAGAATCCCAGAGTGTAAAGCAAGCAATTCCGCAAATTTTGCAGTCGATTTGTCAAAACTTGGGATGGGATTTAGGCGAACTTTGGACAGCCAATCAATATATTGGCACTTCGGTAAATAGACACAGCCTCAATGCAGTACTAAGGTGTGTGGAAATTTGGTCAAGTCGATTAATTTCGGTGCGAGAGTTTAAAGCAATTACTTGGCAAACCACCTATACACCAAGTGTTGGCTTACCTGGTAGAACTTGGATTAGACGTTTGCCCTTGTGGATTCAAGATATCACAGAAGATGGAGACAAAAGGCGATCGCAACCTGCGGCTGAGGCTGGCTTGCATGCAGCTTTTGGCTTCCCCATCTTAGACGATAGTGAAATCTTAGGGGTGATGGTTTTCTTTAGCCGAGACGTACAACCAAAAGATAAAGACCTATTGCAAATGATGGGTTCCATTGGTAGTCAAATCGCCCAGTTTATCAAACGCAAACAAGCAGAAAATGCTCTTGTCGAAAGTGAAGAACGATATCGAGATTTATTTGAAAATGCTAACGATCTGATTCAATCTGTCAATGCATCTGGTCGTTTTCTGTATGTTAACCGTGCATGGCAAGAAACTTTAGGATATAGCGAAGCTGAAATTGCGAATATGACTGTTTTCGATATTATACATCCAGACTTTAAACAAGAATGTTGGCAAAGATTTTATCGTGTATTGTCAGGAGAAAAATTCGATCAAGTAAAAGCGGCATTTGTTACTAAAGATGGTCAAAAAATATTTCTAGAAGGTAATATTAATTGTAAATTTGTCGAAGGTCATCCAGTTGCAACTCGTGGCATATTTCGCAATGTCACCCAGCGCATAGCAGCAGAAGAAGCGCTACGTCATCAGCAAGAAGAAACCGAACGTTTATTACTGAATATTTTGCCAACTGTAATCTCCAAGGAACTGAAAGAAGAACCAGCTAATATTGCCGAAGACTTTGCTGATGTCACAGTTTTATGTGCAGATATCATCGGCTTTACCGAAATTGCTGCTTCGATAAGTGCAGTTCAAGTGGTAAACTTACTTAACTCGATTTTCTCAACTTTCGATCGCCTCACGGAACAATGTGCTTTAGAGAGAATCAAGACCATTGGCGATGCTTATATAGTAGTTGGTGGCTTACCTACACGTCGTCCAGATCATGCTCAAGCGATCGCTATTATGGCACTCCAGATGCAAACTGCGATCGCTCTATTTAATACTGAAAATAACCAAAACTTCAACATCCGTATCGGCATCCATAGCGGTTCTGTAGTGGCGGGAGTAATTGATCTCAATAAATTTACTTACGATCTCTGGGGAGACACGGTAAATATCGCTAGCTACATGGAATCTCAAAGTATTGTTGGTAAAATCCAGGTTACAGAAGATACTTATCAGTATTTATGTGATGAATTTTTATTTGAAAAGCGAGGAGAAATCAAAATTCAAGGCAAAGGGGAAATGACAACTTATTTTTTGATTGGACGGAAGGGATAA
- a CDS encoding ParA family protein: MGYVIATANMKGGVGKTTLTVNLATCLAKNHGKRVLVLDLDSQISATLSLMSPLDFAKRRKQSKTFRYLIDEVINPDPQAKLTIQDIIQSQVCNLPGLDLLPGDIDLYDEFVVSEMLHQQATALGEQDFETIWNRFERVLINNILKPVRQEYDFILLDCAPGYNLLTRSALAASDFYILPAKPEPLSVVGIQLLERRIAQLKDSHGHETKIDIKMLGIVFSMSSANLLTGRYYKQVMHRVVEDFGVEKICKVQVPVDVNVAKAVDSFMPAVLNAPQSAGSKAFIQLTQELLQKL, translated from the coding sequence ATGGGATATGTAATTGCTACTGCAAACATGAAAGGTGGCGTTGGTAAAACCACCCTCACCGTCAACTTAGCTACCTGTTTAGCTAAAAATCATGGCAAGCGCGTGCTTGTCCTTGATTTAGACAGCCAAATTAGCGCCACACTCAGTTTGATGTCGCCTTTAGATTTTGCCAAGCGACGTAAACAAAGCAAGACATTTAGGTATTTGATCGATGAAGTGATCAATCCAGACCCACAGGCAAAACTGACAATTCAAGATATTATTCAATCCCAAGTTTGTAATCTTCCCGGACTAGATTTATTGCCAGGAGACATCGACTTATATGATGAATTTGTTGTTTCCGAAATGCTACATCAACAAGCAACTGCATTAGGCGAACAAGACTTTGAAACAATTTGGAATCGTTTTGAGCGGGTCTTGATAAATAACATTTTAAAACCAGTCCGTCAAGAATATGATTTTATCCTTCTTGATTGTGCCCCCGGCTATAATTTATTGACTCGTAGCGCTTTAGCCGCCAGCGATTTTTACATCCTGCCGGCAAAACCAGAACCCTTATCTGTAGTGGGTATTCAACTGCTAGAAAGACGCATTGCCCAATTAAAAGACAGTCACGGGCATGAAACTAAAATAGATATAAAAATGCTGGGAATTGTATTTAGTATGTCCAGCGCTAACCTTCTCACTGGCAGATACTATAAACAAGTTATGCACCGTGTTGTGGAAGATTTCGGGGTAGAAAAAATTTGTAAGGTACAAGTACCAGTTGATGTCAACGTTGCTAAAGCTGTTGATAGTTTTATGCCAGCTGTTTTAAATGCTCCCCAATCAGCTGGTTCAAAAGCATTCATTCAGTTAACTCAGGAGCTGTTGCAAAAGCTATAA
- a CDS encoding amino acid permease: MLTKNSIQAEKNQDLVIRLPRTLSYLETWGFGLTGHVGWIGTAPIIHTALGPKAILVWFVGTIISFLLNLQVQSLGKHWPDIAGGTPNYTTRLLKNFPRLGAYVALGYFFSWAAAPALYAMILTDLIKVNFETSGISCPETLLKVLFTVIPFILAFSGTRALALLHLFFVFPAILLLLLFSIQGVLWLAFSTDGLKFIPTNTNSLSFQEWAKWFFLASYSIYACETTSSFVADSHHPYKTLKFLTVAAWLIPPVFLGGSWVLMCSTPNPAIGDDVFLNLVAASKPFWGEYASFLVTLLITVSCLLSSATAVSNSPRILYQLALDRQIAPIFALVSPQGVLGPAIFVTFLISLLCLNLGNISQLVTVAGTCYLMSIMGLHLGLWLCRGKPHVLWPWWSLGFFFLEAVVLIVGGLAWNWRDFSVGLLLPIVLMIGDVGLRRLRFAPFQLEWWTQRYYTRSNINNSDFLILQVIVLVSLICITATSSWVIRDLLGRVSDNPQNSLLAILLVTLSLIGVAIACWTTLPQIVAIDEARKQAKNLFITTLDTVPDTVLVLDENGTICQTNAAAEHLFQTTVQELLGKKLNQLLIYYRGKPDKWSIRSEQTLKINQCLIIVESTISQPFNSQLREYVVIVRDITKRKLVEEELVQYRYQLEKLVLERTIELIRVNQQLEQDIIKRQQAQEQLLHNSLHDGLTGLPNQQLFMERVQQAIECTKQQNNYLFAVLFLDIDRFKVVNDSLGHLLGNQLLIAISHRLKSVLRTGDIVARFGGDEFTILIEEIEDINIAIQVAERIKKVLAMPFQLNEHRVFTNASIGIALSKPDYEQAAHILRDADVAMYRAKSLGKARYEVFDQKMYEGASLLLELETALRNALLKQEEFRLDYQPIISLITGKIIGFEALLRWYHPERGLISPQDFIPLAEETGMIVSIGEWVLSEACQQMHRWHQQFPCSIPLTISVNFSGKQITQPDVFKQVKHILQETGLEPCSLKLEITETLLMDNFELATTVLSQLTELNVEMHMDDFGTGYSSLSYLHRLPIKTLKIDRSFVTNIGSRGENLEIVRAIVTLAHNLNMSVTAEGIETVEQLAQLKALQCDYGQGYFFLPPMKSSEVEILLSANLCYKNFLKR, from the coding sequence ATGCTTACTAAAAATTCTATACAGGCAGAGAAAAATCAGGACTTGGTAATACGCCTACCACGAACTCTGAGTTATCTCGAAACCTGGGGGTTTGGCTTAACAGGTCATGTGGGATGGATTGGTACTGCTCCCATTATTCATACAGCGTTAGGGCCTAAAGCGATCTTAGTTTGGTTTGTTGGCACAATCATTTCCTTTTTACTGAACTTGCAAGTGCAAAGTCTAGGCAAACATTGGCCAGATATCGCTGGAGGAACGCCAAATTATACGACAAGGCTATTAAAGAACTTTCCTCGCTTAGGTGCTTACGTAGCATTAGGATACTTTTTTAGCTGGGCAGCAGCACCGGCACTGTATGCAATGATTCTCACAGACCTAATTAAAGTCAATTTTGAAACATCAGGTATTTCTTGTCCAGAAACTTTATTAAAAGTTTTATTTACAGTCATTCCTTTTATTTTAGCGTTCAGTGGCACTCGTGCTTTAGCGCTCCTGCATTTATTTTTTGTATTCCCAGCAATTTTATTACTGCTTTTATTTTCTATTCAAGGGGTTTTATGGTTAGCCTTCTCAACTGATGGGTTGAAATTTATTCCAACTAACACAAATAGCCTCAGCTTTCAAGAATGGGCAAAGTGGTTTTTTCTGGCTAGCTATTCAATTTATGCTTGTGAAACCACTTCTTCTTTTGTTGCTGATAGCCACCATCCCTATAAAACTTTAAAGTTCTTGACTGTAGCTGCTTGGCTAATTCCTCCAGTCTTTCTAGGTGGTTCTTGGGTATTAATGTGTTCAACTCCAAATCCAGCAATAGGTGACGATGTGTTCCTAAATCTGGTAGCAGCTTCTAAGCCTTTTTGGGGTGAATATGCCTCTTTTCTAGTAACACTTTTGATTACTGTATCTTGCCTTCTAAGTTCTGCCACCGCAGTTTCCAACTCTCCTCGGATATTATACCAACTTGCCTTGGACAGACAGATCGCTCCTATATTTGCATTAGTTTCACCTCAAGGTGTCCTTGGGCCAGCTATCTTCGTTACCTTTCTCATCAGTTTGCTGTGTCTAAATTTGGGAAATATATCTCAACTTGTCACAGTCGCAGGAACCTGTTATCTGATGTCCATCATGGGATTACATCTGGGATTATGGTTGTGTCGGGGGAAACCCCATGTGTTATGGCCTTGGTGGTCGCTTGGTTTTTTCTTTTTAGAAGCGGTAGTTCTAATAGTAGGAGGTTTAGCTTGGAATTGGAGAGATTTTTCAGTGGGATTATTATTACCCATTGTTCTGATGATAGGAGATGTAGGGCTACGTCGCTTAAGATTTGCACCATTCCAATTGGAATGGTGGACACAGCGTTACTATACTCGGTCTAATATAAACAATTCAGACTTTCTGATCCTCCAGGTGATTGTCCTCGTATCATTAATTTGTATTACTGCCACAAGCAGTTGGGTTATCCGCGATTTATTAGGCAGAGTTTCTGATAATCCTCAAAACTCTTTGCTCGCAATTCTGTTAGTGACGCTCTCTTTGATTGGGGTTGCGATCGCTTGCTGGACAACTCTACCACAAATTGTTGCTATTGATGAGGCGCGCAAACAAGCAAAAAACTTATTTATTACTACTCTCGATACTGTTCCTGATACTGTTTTAGTGTTAGATGAAAATGGGACAATTTGTCAGACAAATGCTGCTGCTGAACATTTATTTCAAACAACTGTTCAGGAGTTACTGGGAAAAAAGTTGAATCAACTTTTAATCTACTATCGTGGTAAACCAGACAAATGGTCTATTAGGAGTGAGCAAACTTTAAAAATCAACCAATGTCTAATAATTGTTGAATCGACTATTTCTCAGCCATTTAATTCCCAACTCCGAGAGTATGTTGTTATTGTCCGTGACATCACTAAGCGGAAGTTAGTAGAGGAAGAATTAGTTCAATATCGTTATCAGCTTGAAAAACTGGTTCTAGAACGCACTATTGAACTTATTAGAGTGAATCAACAACTTGAGCAAGATATTATCAAGCGTCAACAAGCACAAGAACAATTACTGCACAATAGTCTTCATGATGGGCTAACCGGATTACCTAACCAACAATTATTTATGGAGCGGGTGCAGCAAGCAATAGAATGTACCAAACAGCAAAATAATTATTTATTTGCCGTACTATTCTTAGACATAGACCGTTTTAAAGTTGTTAATGATAGCCTGGGACATCTACTAGGAAATCAACTTTTGATTGCTATTTCCCATCGGCTAAAGTCAGTTCTGCGAACCGGAGATATAGTTGCTCGTTTTGGTGGAGACGAGTTCACAATCTTAATTGAGGAAATCGAGGATATCAATATCGCCATACAGGTAGCCGAGCGAATTAAAAAGGTGCTAGCTATGCCATTTCAATTAAATGAGCATAGAGTGTTTACTAATGCTAGTATTGGCATCGCTTTAAGTAAACCAGATTATGAACAAGCAGCGCACATTCTCCGCGATGCCGATGTAGCGATGTACCGTGCCAAATCACTTGGTAAGGCACGCTATGAGGTTTTTGACCAAAAGATGTATGAGGGTGCATCTTTGCTATTGGAATTAGAAACTGCTTTGCGAAATGCGCTGCTCAAGCAAGAAGAATTTCGCCTTGATTACCAGCCAATTATTTCACTAATAACTGGCAAAATTATTGGATTTGAGGCTCTCTTACGTTGGTATCATCCAGAAAGAGGACTCATTTCTCCTCAAGATTTTATTCCCTTGGCTGAAGAAACGGGAATGATTGTTAGTATCGGAGAATGGGTGCTTTCTGAAGCCTGTCAGCAAATGCACAGATGGCATCAACAATTTCCTTGCTCAATACCCCTGACAATTAGCGTAAATTTTTCTGGTAAACAAATCACGCAACCTGATGTGTTTAAACAAGTTAAACATATTTTGCAGGAAACTGGACTGGAGCCATGTAGTTTGAAGTTGGAGATTACTGAAACTTTGTTGATGGATAATTTTGAATTAGCTACCACCGTGCTTTCTCAGTTAACAGAGCTAAATGTTGAGATGCACATGGATGATTTTGGGACTGGTTATTCATCCTTGAGTTATCTACACCGCCTACCAATCAAAACCCTGAAGATTGACCGCTCTTTTGTTACTAATATAGGCAGTCGAGGAGAAAATTTAGAAATTGTGAGAGCGATTGTGACATTAGCTCATAATTTAAATATGTCTGTAACGGCAGAAGGGATAGAAACTGTAGAACAATTAGCGCAATTGAAGGCGTTACAATGTGATTATGGACAAGGGTATTTTTTCTTACCACCTATGAAAAGTTCAGAAGTAGAAATACTACTTTCTGCTAATTTGTGTTACAAAAACTTTTTAAAGAGGTGA